A stretch of Methanosphaerula palustris E1-9c DNA encodes these proteins:
- a CDS encoding ATP-binding cassette domain-containing protein — MHLTLEKVVIRHEDWSLSCDATFTPGVHLITGRIGAGKSSLAEVMTGVAQPAEGRVRLDGIKKTMLSLQFPEYQITQRTLHAEATSWGIDPDLILAEARLTGLEQRDPLTLSRGEQKRLQLTCILASDHDLLVLDEPLSSLDCMEKERVCRRLGERQSRITILFTHEQWTFPRVDMIWEIRDHQLVCCGPVPEGIKTWQTAPPPVLMLLRAGVVPENLTPEDLKEAACRING, encoded by the coding sequence ATGCACCTGACGCTGGAGAAGGTCGTGATCCGGCACGAGGACTGGTCCCTCTCGTGTGATGCCACCTTCACCCCAGGTGTCCACCTGATCACCGGGCGGATCGGTGCAGGCAAGTCTTCACTTGCCGAGGTGATGACCGGGGTCGCCCAGCCTGCAGAAGGGAGGGTAAGACTTGATGGAATCAAGAAGACGATGCTCTCGCTCCAGTTCCCGGAGTACCAGATAACCCAGCGGACACTCCACGCCGAGGCTACATCATGGGGGATCGACCCGGACCTCATCCTCGCCGAAGCGAGACTGACTGGTCTGGAGCAGCGAGACCCCCTCACACTCAGCCGCGGCGAACAGAAACGACTCCAACTCACCTGCATTCTTGCCAGCGACCATGACCTGCTGGTGCTGGACGAACCACTCAGTTCGCTCGATTGCATGGAGAAGGAACGGGTCTGTAGAAGGCTCGGTGAACGACAGAGCAGGATCACAATCCTCTTCACCCACGAACAGTGGACCTTTCCAAGGGTCGACATGATCTGGGAGATCCGGGATCATCAACTGGTCTGCTGTGGCCCGGTGCCTGAGGGAATAAAAACATGGCAGACCGCTCCGCCTCCGGTACTGATGCTCCTCCGTGCAGGTGTCGTGCCGGAGAATCTGACCCCAGAGGACCTGAAGGAGGCGGCATGCAGGATCAACGGATAA
- a CDS encoding energy-coupling factor ABC transporter ATP-binding protein translates to MITLSQINQRVVKIPTLSIDRGATAVIGPNGSGKTTLLEVCAGLTTPTQGTVLIDGTPPREMEVAWVSSSPDRNILFSTVRDEVASPCRFAGLSCQETESAVEQVCDRLGIVHLLDRLTRTLSGGEKGVVALATALVKEPTVLILDEFDAYLDHQTLAGITRLIQPSSVRYLLFCTQNMALASAADQVIFLKDGQVLASGRPGAVFNQIRTEGFSPLFFWMEGGRCT, encoded by the coding sequence ATGATCACACTCTCACAGATCAACCAGCGGGTGGTAAAGATACCCACCCTCTCGATCGATAGGGGAGCAACCGCCGTTATCGGCCCGAACGGGTCAGGCAAGACCACACTCCTTGAGGTCTGCGCCGGGCTCACGACCCCCACACAGGGGACCGTGTTGATCGATGGAACACCGCCACGAGAGATGGAGGTCGCATGGGTTTCCTCATCTCCTGACCGGAACATCCTCTTCTCAACGGTCAGGGACGAAGTGGCGTCCCCATGCCGGTTCGCCGGCCTCTCGTGCCAGGAGACAGAGTCCGCCGTCGAACAGGTCTGCGACCGGCTCGGAATCGTCCACCTCCTCGACCGGTTGACCAGAACACTCTCAGGCGGGGAGAAAGGGGTCGTGGCACTGGCGACTGCGCTGGTGAAGGAACCGACCGTGCTGATCCTGGACGAGTTCGATGCATACCTCGATCATCAGACCCTGGCCGGGATCACCAGGCTGATTCAGCCTTCCTCAGTCAGGTACCTGCTCTTCTGCACCCAGAACATGGCTCTCGCATCAGCAGCAGACCAGGTGATCTTCTTAAAAGACGGTCAGGTCCTGGCTTCCGGCAGACCCGGGGCTGTCTTCAACCAGATCAGGACAGAGGGGTTCTCCCCCCTCTTCTTCTGGATGGAGGGGGGCCGATGCACCTGA
- a CDS encoding biotin transporter BioY, translated as MFGNIDRARVLTTTATCIALITIGGWISIPFIPVPLTLQTLFVLLSGALLKRYGFLPPLAYLLLGVLNIPVFHNGLSGVGVLLGPTGGFIVGFIPAAAIVGLAYEQKRTGIRISGLTAGTLIIYLCGTLWMVSSTGMTVAGALALGVLPFIPGDILKAFGAYLIERRIR; from the coding sequence ATGTTTGGCAACATCGATCGGGCGCGGGTGCTGACCACCACCGCGACATGTATCGCACTGATAACAATCGGGGGGTGGATCTCGATCCCATTCATACCAGTCCCCCTGACACTGCAGACGCTCTTTGTGCTGCTCTCCGGTGCACTGCTGAAACGGTATGGATTCTTGCCGCCGCTTGCTTATCTTCTGCTTGGAGTACTGAACATACCAGTCTTTCATAATGGCCTCTCTGGTGTTGGAGTGCTGCTCGGCCCGACCGGAGGATTCATCGTCGGATTCATTCCAGCGGCGGCCATCGTTGGGCTCGCCTATGAACAGAAACGCACCGGGATCCGGATCAGCGGACTTACCGCCGGGACCCTGATCATCTACCTCTGCGGAACTCTCTGGATGGTCAGTTCTACGGGGATGACTGTCGCGGGGGCGCTGGCCCTGGGTGTCCTCCCATTCATTCCAGGAGATATCCTCAAAGCCTTCGGCGCCTATCTGATCGAAAGACGCATCAGATGA
- a CDS encoding biotin--[acetyl-CoA-carboxylase] ligase, with translation MKESVFRVLKLLEEAGGPISGESLSASLAITRSAVWKHIKDLREMGYEINASQQEGYQLISASTMLLPYEIQKHLRTQVIGRQMQYLKTTPSTNDVARTLATEGDVAALHGTVIIAEEQTGGVGRLSRAWVSPQGGIWITLILKPTIPIDHVFMITMAGAVAIARAIRKEFDIGALIKWPNDVYIGDKKVAGLLLELAAESDSIHYCLLGIGIDVNIKLDTLSPELRSGVTTISEELEHEVDRAAFLARVLREFERHYQVLESGEYDAILREWKSMSYTLEQHVRVNTMRNSFEGEAIDIDEYGALIVRKENGKIERVIAGDCFHT, from the coding sequence ATGAAAGAATCTGTCTTTAGAGTACTCAAACTCCTTGAGGAAGCAGGAGGTCCGATATCAGGAGAGTCGCTCAGTGCATCACTCGCCATCACCCGGTCGGCGGTCTGGAAACATATCAAGGATCTCAGGGAGATGGGGTACGAGATCAACGCCTCTCAGCAGGAAGGGTACCAGTTGATCAGTGCGAGCACGATGCTCCTTCCATACGAGATCCAGAAGCACCTCAGGACTCAGGTGATAGGACGCCAGATGCAGTATCTGAAGACGACCCCGTCGACGAACGATGTGGCCAGAACCCTGGCCACCGAGGGAGACGTCGCAGCACTACACGGCACTGTGATCATCGCCGAGGAGCAGACTGGTGGGGTCGGTAGGCTCAGCAGGGCCTGGGTCTCACCGCAGGGCGGGATCTGGATCACGCTGATTCTGAAACCGACGATCCCGATCGATCATGTCTTTATGATCACGATGGCCGGTGCGGTTGCCATCGCTCGGGCCATTCGAAAAGAGTTCGACATCGGCGCCCTGATAAAATGGCCGAACGATGTCTATATCGGCGATAAAAAAGTCGCCGGGCTGTTGCTGGAACTGGCAGCGGAGTCCGACTCCATTCACTACTGCCTGCTCGGGATCGGGATCGATGTGAACATCAAACTCGATACACTTTCGCCTGAACTCCGAAGTGGGGTCACCACCATCAGCGAGGAACTGGAACACGAGGTGGATCGGGCGGCGTTTCTGGCCAGGGTCCTCCGTGAGTTCGAACGGCATTACCAGGTGCTGGAGAGCGGGGAGTACGATGCGATCCTCCGTGAGTGGAAGTCGATGTCGTATACGCTCGAACAGCATGTGCGGGTGAACACGATGCGGAACAGCTTCGAAGGTGAAGCGATCGACATCGATGAGTACGGTGCCCTGATCGTCAGGAAAGAGAACGGTAAGATAGAGCGGGTCATAGCAGGCGACTGCTTTCATACATAA
- a CDS encoding DUF2111 domain-containing protein has protein sequence MHQYTISASAGPDDLIPIMMAMHELLNRLPVTARSREHHGIRIEDGRVVDAAYTGPVLEEVLEKNQIVKRTPASGIYVRVPVVVTPVRDQDGEAIAAIGVVDITGIFDLANLMEHQSEILKQVCGKDPCPLPGEQIGAKR, from the coding sequence ATGCACCAGTACACGATCTCTGCCAGTGCAGGGCCCGATGATCTGATCCCGATCATGATGGCGATGCATGAACTGCTGAACCGGCTCCCGGTTACGGCACGTTCTCGTGAACACCACGGGATCAGGATCGAAGATGGCAGGGTCGTGGACGCTGCTTACACAGGCCCGGTTCTTGAAGAAGTGTTGGAGAAGAACCAGATCGTGAAGAGAACGCCTGCATCAGGAATTTATGTTCGGGTGCCGGTGGTGGTCACGCCAGTGCGGGACCAGGATGGCGAGGCGATCGCAGCCATCGGTGTCGTGGATATCACCGGCATCTTTGACCTTGCAAATCTGATGGAGCATCAGTCCGAAATATTAAAACAAGTCTGCGGGAAAGATCCGTGTCCGCTCCCAGGCGAGCAGATCGGCGCAAAAAGGTAA
- a CDS encoding RtcB family protein, whose translation MLKGVTQISDVEWEVPIGYVPGMKVSGRFFLSNGLEATLEEGAIRQLANVATMPGIINHSLAMPDIHWGYGFPIGGVAAFPRENGVISPGGVGFDINCGVRLITTPLKVKDLTSKKALIEELFHAVPTGVGAKSARPVSSSDLTGILTDGAGWAVEQGFGTEHDLVRCEEQGRMKEANPDAVSQKARQRGIPQPGTLGAGNHFLEVQVVGEIADHKAAGLFGVEQGQVCVMIHCGSRGLGHQVCTDHLKTLEAATKKYGINLPDRQLACAPLDSPEGTAYFGAMAAAANYAWANRQMITHQVRQVFSRAFRISPEEMPLVYDVAHNIAKFETHQVNGVATEVCVHRKGATRAFGPGSPDLPPELTSIGQPVIIPGSMGTSSYLLHGTSTAMERTFGSTCHGAGRVMSRSEAKRTFTGQQVKARLGESGILVRAPNDAAIAEEAPGVYKPSGEVIRVVIEAGLSAGVARLDPLGVIKG comes from the coding sequence ATGTTGAAAGGAGTTACACAGATCAGCGATGTGGAGTGGGAGGTGCCGATCGGGTACGTCCCGGGGATGAAGGTGTCGGGCCGGTTCTTCCTCTCCAACGGACTGGAAGCGACGCTCGAGGAGGGGGCCATCAGGCAGCTCGCCAATGTGGCGACGATGCCAGGGATCATCAACCATTCCCTGGCGATGCCAGACATACACTGGGGATATGGATTTCCAATCGGCGGGGTCGCGGCCTTTCCCCGTGAAAATGGTGTGATCTCCCCGGGCGGGGTCGGTTTTGATATCAACTGCGGGGTCAGGCTGATCACGACGCCGCTGAAGGTGAAGGACCTGACTTCAAAGAAGGCGTTGATCGAGGAACTCTTTCATGCGGTTCCGACGGGGGTCGGGGCGAAGTCGGCCAGACCTGTCTCGTCCAGCGACCTCACCGGAATCCTGACCGATGGAGCCGGCTGGGCGGTCGAGCAGGGGTTCGGAACCGAACACGATCTGGTCCGGTGCGAGGAGCAGGGGCGAATGAAGGAGGCAAACCCCGACGCGGTCAGCCAGAAAGCTCGGCAGCGCGGCATCCCACAGCCGGGGACCCTCGGTGCCGGCAATCACTTCCTTGAGGTGCAGGTGGTCGGGGAGATCGCCGATCACAAAGCAGCCGGCCTGTTCGGAGTCGAGCAGGGGCAGGTCTGTGTGATGATCCACTGCGGGTCTCGGGGACTCGGCCACCAGGTCTGTACAGACCATTTAAAGACTCTCGAAGCAGCGACGAAGAAGTACGGGATCAACCTTCCTGATCGGCAGCTGGCCTGTGCTCCGCTCGACTCACCTGAAGGAACCGCCTACTTCGGGGCGATGGCCGCGGCCGCCAACTATGCCTGGGCCAATCGGCAGATGATCACGCACCAGGTCAGGCAGGTCTTCTCCCGGGCCTTCCGGATCAGCCCTGAAGAGATGCCGCTGGTCTACGACGTGGCCCATAACATCGCCAAGTTTGAGACGCACCAGGTCAACGGGGTCGCAACAGAGGTCTGCGTCCATCGGAAGGGGGCAACCCGGGCGTTCGGCCCGGGATCTCCAGACCTGCCCCCAGAACTGACCTCGATCGGACAGCCGGTGATCATCCCCGGCTCGATGGGGACCTCTTCATACCTGCTGCATGGGACCAGTACTGCGATGGAGCGGACCTTCGGCTCGACCTGCCACGGGGCAGGGAGGGTGATGTCCCGGTCTGAAGCCAAGAGAACCTTCACCGGGCAGCAGGTGAAGGCCCGCCTCGGGGAGAGCGGGATCCTGGTTCGGGCCCCGAACGATGCTGCCATCGCCGAGGAGGCGCCCGGCGTGTACAAACCGAGCGGCGAGGTGATCAGGGTGGTGATCGAGGCCGGCCTCTCGGCTGGGGTAGCCAGGCTGGATCCACTCGGAGTGATCAAAGGATGA
- a CDS encoding archease: MTITELEHTADVLYRINAPTLPLLYAEAVRALMQTIYGGCQGGGDHTCECTVSAADQVALMQEFLSEVLYLTEVKGLVFCHVKVSLAQHEGEQTLSAILTGEPFDQALHAGSEVKGISFYGLSIETVENAYQLDILFDV; the protein is encoded by the coding sequence ATGACGATCACCGAACTTGAACATACAGCGGACGTGCTGTACCGGATCAATGCACCGACCCTGCCCCTCCTCTATGCTGAGGCTGTCAGGGCGCTGATGCAGACGATCTATGGCGGATGCCAGGGAGGCGGGGATCATACCTGCGAATGTACGGTCAGTGCCGCCGACCAGGTGGCCCTGATGCAGGAGTTCCTTTCAGAGGTGCTCTACCTCACCGAGGTGAAGGGGCTGGTCTTCTGCCATGTAAAGGTCAGTCTTGCCCAGCATGAAGGCGAACAGACCCTGAGCGCGATCCTCACGGGAGAACCCTTCGACCAGGCCCTTCATGCCGGCAGCGAGGTGAAAGGGATCTCGTTCTATGGTCTCTCAATTGAAACGGTGGAGAATGCTTATCAACTCGATATACTGTTTGATGTCTGA
- a CDS encoding DUF2551 domain-containing protein yields the protein MRSPGDIKRSIEDRLRGYLSRDHTGIRRELLNLFVRIKSLTVPLIFEEMQQHYAITYHSIASMVGTIASRIGILHVRKPIEGNNCVYELKEKYLDLVTRVMQSAV from the coding sequence ATGAGATCGCCGGGGGATATCAAACGCAGTATCGAAGATCGCCTCAGGGGTTATCTCTCACGGGATCATACCGGCATCAGACGAGAACTGTTGAACCTCTTTGTCAGGATCAAGTCACTGACAGTACCTCTGATCTTTGAGGAGATGCAGCAACACTATGCGATCACTTATCACTCGATCGCCTCGATGGTCGGGACGATTGCCTCGCGTATCGGGATTCTCCATGTCAGAAAACCGATCGAGGGGAACAATTGCGTCTATGAACTCAAAGAGAAATACCTCGATCTAGTGACTCGGGTCATGCAGTCTGCTGTATAG
- a CDS encoding protein translocase subunit SecF, whose protein sequence is MGFFSYDINKYPPKEMMTIPLVILVIALIILGINMAHTGMPVTPGIDFAGGTAVTLFTADSKDTIQSYFTDYPILEVGEGVGGGKYLTFGPLDDTRFRALSALILEKYPDAKIDQVGESFGKSLQEQAVLALILSFIGMSLVVFLAFRTFVPCLAVVVSAFSDIAIAAALMNLTGVPLTLGTVAALLMLIGYSVDSDILLTNRVLKRQGNLRDKMAGAFTTGIIMTSTAIAAVAAMWIVSYVGQVQTINEISTVILFGLFADVFNTWVLNAGLLRWYMEGKESRGRA, encoded by the coding sequence ATGGGATTTTTCAGTTACGATATCAACAAATATCCTCCCAAGGAGATGATGACAATCCCACTCGTCATCCTCGTTATCGCACTGATCATCCTTGGCATCAACATGGCCCATACTGGTATGCCTGTGACGCCGGGGATTGACTTTGCAGGGGGGACTGCGGTGACCCTCTTCACAGCAGACAGTAAGGATACTATCCAGTCCTACTTTACGGATTACCCAATCCTTGAGGTTGGAGAAGGGGTTGGCGGTGGGAAATACCTGACCTTCGGGCCGCTCGATGACACCCGTTTCCGCGCGCTCTCTGCACTGATCCTGGAGAAATACCCGGATGCGAAGATCGATCAGGTCGGTGAATCGTTCGGGAAGTCTTTGCAAGAACAGGCTGTGCTGGCGCTGATCCTCTCGTTCATCGGGATGTCACTGGTCGTCTTCCTTGCATTCCGGACCTTTGTTCCGTGTCTGGCTGTGGTCGTCTCTGCGTTCTCTGACATAGCAATCGCCGCAGCTCTGATGAACCTGACTGGCGTCCCGCTGACCCTTGGAACGGTGGCTGCTCTGCTGATGTTGATAGGATACTCGGTGGACAGCGATATACTGCTGACCAATCGGGTGCTCAAACGGCAGGGGAACCTCCGCGACAAGATGGCGGGGGCGTTCACCACCGGGATCATCATGACCTCGACCGCTATCGCCGCGGTCGCAGCGATGTGGATCGTCTCCTATGTCGGGCAGGTTCAGACCATCAATGAGATCAGTACCGTGATCCTGTTCGGGCTCTTTGCCGATGTATTCAACACCTGGGTGCTGAATGCGGGTCTGCTCAGATGGTACATGGAAGGTAAGGAATCCAGGGGGAGAGCATGA
- a CDS encoding preprotein translocase subunit SecD, whose protein sequence is MTKREKIKRNSETEAVPMTRTGKGIDWKALLTDWRVALVLILVVLSVIAIYPHFDSDGKLTTDIQYGLDLQEGAWIQLELKSEVVTFETTNKTADFIAALDKQLDTQVESTGANQLEIRKAFTQDQLTTAFQAAGGKLDTYQQGVTKSTAEDVKRILENKINSLGTKDAKVNTLSGLNGVTQYIRVELAGVDMNTAQEIVGKQGKFEIRINTTDNQSEHVLYGDSITSVSMPSQSPVGSGNWGVGFTLSDAGAAAFRNGSIQYGAVDDPSNHNLVMILDNQSVYSAPLSSDLAAKLRASPSVKELFASTGSGTDGQNSAQNLEIHLRAGALPVDVSVAGSGSVSASLGEHFKLMSILAGLFALITVGLVIFFRYREPLIVLPMIGTNMAEIVILLGIARFTQQLDLATIAGLIAVLGTGIDQLIIITDEVLHEGRVPSPNLYLKRLSRALGIIVISALTVFMAMLPLAVMSLSTLRGFAIITILGVLIGVIITRPAYGRIIMAILSR, encoded by the coding sequence ATGACCAAGCGAGAGAAGATTAAGAGAAACAGTGAGACCGAAGCGGTTCCTATGACCCGGACGGGGAAGGGGATCGATTGGAAGGCACTGCTGACCGACTGGCGTGTCGCATTGGTGCTGATACTGGTTGTGCTCTCAGTGATTGCAATCTATCCTCACTTCGACAGCGATGGAAAACTCACTACCGACATACAATACGGCCTTGACCTGCAGGAAGGGGCTTGGATACAACTTGAACTGAAGTCAGAGGTCGTCACGTTCGAGACCACCAACAAGACTGCAGACTTCATCGCAGCCCTCGACAAGCAGCTCGATACCCAGGTGGAGTCGACGGGAGCGAACCAACTTGAGATTAGGAAGGCGTTCACGCAGGATCAATTGACCACAGCCTTCCAGGCGGCCGGTGGCAAACTGGATACATATCAACAGGGTGTCACCAAGTCGACAGCTGAGGATGTAAAACGGATCCTTGAGAACAAGATCAATAGCCTCGGCACCAAGGACGCCAAGGTGAACACCCTCTCCGGCCTGAACGGTGTCACCCAGTATATTCGGGTTGAACTCGCTGGCGTGGATATGAACACGGCTCAGGAGATCGTCGGAAAGCAGGGTAAGTTTGAGATCAGGATCAACACCACAGATAACCAGTCTGAGCATGTGCTCTATGGTGATTCGATCACCAGCGTCTCGATGCCCTCACAGAGTCCGGTTGGCTCGGGCAACTGGGGTGTCGGGTTCACGCTCTCTGATGCCGGCGCGGCCGCGTTCAGAAACGGTTCGATCCAGTATGGGGCCGTCGATGACCCATCCAACCACAACCTGGTGATGATACTCGACAATCAGTCGGTATACAGTGCCCCGCTCAGCAGCGACCTTGCTGCCAAACTCCGTGCATCGCCGAGTGTCAAAGAACTCTTTGCCTCGACCGGTTCCGGAACAGATGGGCAGAACTCAGCGCAGAACCTGGAGATCCACCTCCGTGCCGGGGCCCTCCCGGTCGATGTCTCGGTCGCCGGGTCTGGTTCAGTTTCTGCCTCCCTTGGCGAGCACTTCAAGCTGATGTCCATTCTGGCCGGGCTCTTCGCCTTGATCACTGTCGGGCTGGTCATCTTCTTCCGGTACCGGGAACCCCTGATTGTGCTCCCGATGATCGGGACCAACATGGCAGAGATCGTTATCCTGCTCGGGATCGCCCGGTTCACACAGCAGCTGGACCTGGCAACAATTGCAGGGTTGATTGCTGTGCTGGGTACAGGGATCGACCAGTTGATCATCATCACTGACGAGGTGCTCCATGAGGGGAGGGTTCCTTCGCCGAACCTGTACCTGAAACGGCTCTCACGTGCGCTTGGGATCATCGTCATATCGGCGCTGACGGTCTTCATGGCCATGCTCCCACTGGCGGTGATGTCCCTCTCGACATTACGCGGGTTTGCGATCATCACGATCCTCGGTGTGTTGATTGGTGTGATCATCACCCGGCCGGCATATGGGCGGATTATCATGGCGATTCTGTCACGATAA